A stretch of Bacillus pseudomycoides DNA encodes these proteins:
- a CDS encoding GNAT family N-acetyltransferase: protein MKHKTSERLFRIDCGDIYLQEFSIKDADSIYRISNQPEIFNFLPDWKSTKEQRVDWVTNYEIPANKAFLDAAVNTSNIDGHFLKLGVFIKETDEFIGWCCTGIKDELPSPNREIMYAISSEFQKKGYATKASKGLINYLFTNTNLDVINAVALINNVSSNKVIEKCGFTYLSQQTIENELYNHYILNKSEWMKNH from the coding sequence ATGAAGCATAAAACATCAGAAAGATTATTTAGAATAGATTGCGGAGATATCTATCTCCAAGAGTTTTCCATTAAAGATGCAGATAGTATATACAGAATTTCAAATCAACCCGAAATATTTAATTTCTTGCCAGACTGGAAATCAACAAAAGAACAAAGGGTAGATTGGGTTACCAATTATGAAATACCAGCAAATAAAGCATTTCTTGATGCCGCTGTAAATACATCAAACATAGATGGTCATTTTTTAAAACTAGGGGTATTTATTAAGGAAACAGATGAATTTATTGGTTGGTGCTGTACAGGCATTAAAGATGAGCTCCCTTCACCGAATAGAGAAATTATGTATGCCATTTCAAGTGAATTTCAAAAGAAAGGATACGCTACTAAAGCGTCTAAAGGATTGATTAACTATTTGTTTACAAATACAAATTTAGATGTCATTAACGCAGTAGCTTTAATTAACAACGTTTCATCAAATAAAGTTATTGAAAAATGCGGATTTACTTATCTGAGTCAACAGACGATAGAAAATGAATTATACAATCACTATATATTGAATAAATCAGAGTGGATGAAAAATCATTAA
- a CDS encoding plasmid pRiA4b ORF-3 family protein — protein sequence MKCYQLHLELVECPFPIWRKVILPAKLTFADLHDVIQCLFQWEHQHLFEFTVGKYAISAPPDSSISFSTLEKTTPSRMLLAGRTMLLEQIKKKDQIFQYVYDFGDHWLLQIQVENILDQSSDEVTCIGGENAAPLEDIGGIPGYLEFLEAIKDPSHPQYSLYKEWDLLDFDPSFFDIQEVNKGLAYCD from the coding sequence ATGAAATGTTATCAATTACATTTGGAATTAGTGGAATGCCCTTTCCCCATTTGGAGAAAGGTTATTTTACCTGCAAAATTAACTTTTGCTGATTTACACGATGTGATTCAATGCTTATTTCAGTGGGAGCACCAACATTTGTTTGAATTTACTGTAGGAAAATATGCTATATCGGCTCCACCTGATTCGAGCATTTCCTTTTCTACATTGGAAAAGACGACGCCATCTCGGATGCTACTTGCTGGTAGAACCATGTTACTTGAACAGATCAAAAAGAAGGATCAGATTTTTCAATATGTATACGACTTTGGAGATCATTGGTTGCTACAGATTCAAGTTGAAAATATACTGGATCAATCCTCTGATGAGGTAACATGTATAGGCGGAGAAAATGCAGCCCCATTAGAGGATATTGGAGGTATTCCAGGATATCTTGAATTTTTAGAAGCAATAAAAGATCCTTCACACCCACAATATTCACTCTATAAGGAATGGGATTTATTAGATTTTGATCCTTCTTTCTTCGACATACAAGAAGTGAATAAAGGATTAGCCTATTGTGATTGA
- a CDS encoding YjcZ family sporulation protein, with protein sequence MGFGGSCGSCGGGFAGGFALLVVLFILLIIVGAACFC encoded by the coding sequence ATGGGCTTTGGTGGTAGTTGTGGAAGTTGTGGCGGTGGCTTTGCTGGAGGCTTCGCTTTACTCGTTGTCCTCTTTATACTATTAATCATAGTCGGAGCTGCTTGCTTCTGCTAA
- a CDS encoding alpha/beta fold hydrolase yields the protein MAYCKVRQANIYYEDIGDGIPIVMIHGYSYDHRLMSGCMEPIFTERDKWRRIYIDLPGMGLTKKYNEINCSDEMLNAVLDFIQAVLPNQEYLIAGESYGGYLARGIIEKQKERILGAAFICPVIIPLNENRKVEKHIILKTDNEFIGSLSKEDMEDFSTNHVVLDEYNWLRYKNEILAGCKVANEEFLNKIKNNFEFSFKVDHSDFDKPSVFLLGRQDSSVGYKDTLNIINKYSRGTFAVLDTAGHDLQIEQPQIFNTLINEWLDRVEETYI from the coding sequence ATGGCATATTGCAAAGTTCGTCAAGCTAATATCTATTATGAAGATATAGGGGATGGTATACCAATCGTGATGATACATGGCTATTCTTATGATCATCGATTAATGAGTGGTTGTATGGAACCTATATTTACTGAAAGAGATAAATGGCGACGTATTTATATTGACCTTCCTGGAATGGGATTAACAAAAAAATATAACGAAATAAATTGCTCTGATGAAATGTTGAATGCTGTTTTAGATTTTATTCAAGCTGTTCTTCCTAATCAAGAATACTTAATCGCTGGGGAATCCTATGGTGGCTATTTAGCTAGAGGAATTATTGAAAAGCAAAAAGAAAGGATACTCGGAGCGGCTTTTATCTGTCCTGTTATTATTCCTCTAAATGAGAATAGAAAAGTTGAGAAACATATAATTTTGAAAACAGATAATGAATTTATTGGCAGTTTATCGAAAGAGGACATGGAGGATTTTAGCACTAACCATGTTGTACTTGATGAGTACAATTGGTTACGATACAAAAATGAAATCCTGGCAGGTTGTAAAGTTGCAAATGAAGAATTTTTAAATAAGATTAAGAATAACTTTGAATTTTCATTCAAAGTAGATCATTCTGATTTTGATAAACCAAGTGTATTTCTTTTAGGAAGACAAGACTCTTCTGTTGGATATAAAGATACACTCAACATCATAAACAAATATTCAAGAGGAACATTCGCTGTGTTGGATACAGCTGGTCACGATTTACAAATAGAACAACCACAAATTTTTAACACTCTAATAAACGAATGGTTGGATAGAGTTGAAGAAACTTATATTTAA
- a CDS encoding NUDIX hydrolase, with amino-acid sequence MAKTSGCFSIVLNEEGNILLAKRKDYPLWDLPGGKLESGEPLENCAIRETQEETGYLISIKKKLENIINPNSMMYNIYS; translated from the coding sequence ATGGCAAAAACGTCAGGTTGCTTTTCTATTGTTCTAAATGAAGAAGGTAATATATTGTTAGCTAAAAGAAAAGATTATCCATTATGGGACCTTCCTGGAGGAAAATTGGAAAGTGGAGAACCATTAGAGAATTGTGCTATAAGAGAAACGCAAGAGGAAACAGGATATTTAATTTCAATCAAAAAAAAGTTGGAGAATATTATCAACCCTAATTCGATGATGTACAACATATATTCTTAG
- a CDS encoding S8 family serine peptidase yields MKILKGMLVSTIAITAFTGLGKTSHIVSAASNNSVVQQKAANVEKQEEKQIIVKFKNKINLPYEDGIEKRIKQEKNDIVLEKFFSEFPDLTLTRLFTSVSPEEIQNLDKNAKTDNNNSSSNLLNYYMIQVSKNVQAERLVEKLKQSPLIEDVYIKELENLTPPEIQIPNLSLNPNDDPRFKNQGYLKEAPYGINAPYAWGIKGGDGKGITFADMEYGWLLNHEDLEKQNIELISGRNTEAHVGHGTSVLGIVSAEDNQIGNIGIVPKATVKVISQIRDDGSNNKADAILSAVNHLNAGDVLLLEAQSSYEGYRDKYLPVEVQPDVFDAIRTGTDKGIVIIEAGANGWNDLDEFKNKDGKKVLNRNSKDFKDSGAIMVGAALSTVPHGRSWFSNYGSRIDVYGWGQNVDTTSADPNNRAKNLYTSSFSGTSSASPIIAGAAVSIQSIAKEHLGHPYKPSELRDILNNQNTGTQSGEPSYDRIGVLPDLKAILLKLGFQSNGEDSASKNPREQEPNNQHIQANPLNFNTTIEGNLNDNDNVDIYTFTVNSPQNINISVVNEKQSGMTWTLYHESDLENMVAYGKNKSTVITGEYNAKPGKYYLHVYKYENKNGSYLLNVK; encoded by the coding sequence ATGAAAATTTTAAAAGGAATGCTCGTATCTACAATAGCAATTACTGCTTTTACAGGACTAGGAAAGACTTCTCATATAGTGAGTGCCGCTTCAAACAATTCAGTAGTACAGCAAAAAGCAGCTAATGTAGAAAAACAAGAAGAAAAGCAAATCATTGTAAAGTTTAAAAATAAGATCAATTTACCGTATGAGGATGGGATAGAAAAACGAATAAAACAGGAAAAAAATGATATAGTACTAGAAAAGTTTTTTTCTGAATTCCCAGATTTAACATTAACACGCTTATTTACATCTGTAAGTCCTGAAGAAATTCAAAATCTAGATAAAAATGCGAAAACCGATAATAATAATTCATCTTCTAACTTATTAAATTATTATATGATTCAAGTTTCAAAGAATGTACAAGCAGAAAGATTAGTAGAAAAATTAAAACAATCACCTTTAATAGAGGATGTATATATTAAAGAACTGGAAAATTTAACACCACCTGAAATACAGATACCAAATTTATCTCTTAACCCCAATGATGACCCTAGATTTAAAAATCAAGGATACTTAAAAGAGGCACCATATGGTATTAATGCGCCTTATGCGTGGGGCATAAAGGGAGGCGACGGAAAAGGTATAACATTTGCAGATATGGAGTATGGCTGGCTATTAAATCATGAAGATCTAGAAAAGCAAAATATCGAACTTATATCCGGTAGAAATACAGAGGCTCACGTTGGACACGGGACATCGGTTTTAGGGATTGTTTCTGCGGAAGATAATCAAATCGGCAATATTGGCATTGTACCAAAAGCTACAGTAAAAGTAATATCTCAAATTAGGGATGACGGCAGTAATAACAAAGCGGATGCTATATTAAGTGCTGTAAATCACCTAAATGCCGGTGATGTTTTATTGTTAGAAGCACAATCATCTTATGAAGGATATCGTGATAAATATTTACCGGTCGAAGTGCAACCAGATGTATTTGATGCGATTCGCACTGGAACGGATAAAGGAATCGTAATCATCGAGGCTGGAGCAAATGGTTGGAATGACTTAGATGAATTTAAAAATAAAGATGGAAAAAAAGTCTTAAATCGTAATAGCAAAGATTTTAAAGATTCCGGTGCAATCATGGTCGGAGCTGCTTTATCAACTGTTCCTCACGGACGTTCATGGTTTTCAAATTATGGCAGTCGAATTGATGTATATGGATGGGGTCAAAATGTAGATACAACTTCTGCAGATCCAAATAACAGAGCGAAAAATTTATATACGTCTAGCTTTAGTGGTACATCGAGCGCTTCACCAATTATTGCTGGTGCAGCTGTTTCCATACAAAGCATTGCGAAGGAGCATTTGGGTCACCCCTATAAACCAAGTGAGTTAAGAGACATCTTAAATAACCAAAACACAGGAACACAATCTGGGGAGCCATCTTACGATAGAATTGGTGTTTTACCAGATTTAAAAGCTATATTATTAAAATTAGGATTTCAATCAAATGGAGAAGATTCAGCTTCAAAAAATCCGCGAGAACAAGAGCCAAATAACCAACACATACAGGCAAATCCGTTAAATTTCAATACGACTATTGAAGGGAATCTTAACGACAATGATAACGTAGATATCTATACTTTTACGGTTAATTCACCGCAAAATATAAATATTTCTGTAGTAAATGAAAAACAGAGTGGAATGACATGGACGCTTTATCATGAATCAGATTTAGAAAATATGGTAGCATATGGAAAAAATAAGTCTACTGTCATTACAGGAGAATATAATGCGAAACCAGGGAAATATTATTTGCATGTCTACAAATATGAAAATAAAAATGGGTCGTATCTATTAAATGTAAAATAG
- a CDS encoding VanZ family protein, with product MFLGFDRLGLKYINHEYEFQLIPSSIPLGLPNVVDGEDFNLWFFNFGNLTAFIPFGVLIPMLYRCSFIRFITSFCISILILEVLQMVTFLGGFDIDDVIVNAMGATIGFCAYKIGFRSNNTLKNFIITGVTVFILTLGVLVVVGEINKSLEKEQQSLKNGTVIALNQLTESTGYVPKVNNSTSFEVAHKKIEPKLNMYSSKGTNSQQFKYLLKGKYAKLSGYLGIPDGASKHSGKIIISIDGKDVQTIRFSEESISTFTSSFEIELNKANELSIKFIDTDALLWDVKLTEWKN from the coding sequence ATGTTTCTTGGTTTCGATAGATTGGGATTAAAATATATTAACCATGAATATGAATTCCAGTTAATTCCAAGTAGTATTCCTTTGGGCTTGCCAAATGTGGTAGATGGGGAAGATTTTAATCTATGGTTTTTTAATTTTGGAAATTTAACAGCATTCATACCTTTTGGGGTATTAATTCCTATGTTATATCGTTGTAGCTTTATTAGATTTATTACTTCATTCTGTATTTCTATTCTTATACTAGAAGTCCTACAAATGGTTACTTTTCTTGGTGGCTTTGACATTGATGATGTAATTGTGAATGCAATGGGTGCTACAATAGGATTTTGTGCATATAAAATAGGATTTCGCTCTAATAATACTTTGAAAAACTTTATTATTACAGGTGTAACAGTATTTATCTTGACATTAGGAGTACTTGTAGTTGTAGGTGAAATTAATAAATCATTAGAAAAGGAACAACAATCCCTAAAAAATGGAACCGTTATAGCGCTAAATCAACTGACAGAAAGTACTGGATATGTACCGAAAGTTAACAATTCCACTAGCTTTGAAGTGGCTCATAAAAAAATTGAACCTAAATTAAATATGTATAGTAGTAAAGGGACAAATTCTCAGCAATTTAAATACTTGTTAAAAGGTAAGTATGCAAAACTTTCGGGATATCTCGGTATCCCTGATGGTGCTAGCAAACATTCCGGTAAGATAATTATTTCTATTGATGGAAAAGATGTACAAACCATTCGATTCTCTGAAGAAAGCATATCTACATTCACAAGTTCTTTTGAGATAGAGCTGAATAAAGCAAATGAACTTAGTATTAAATTTATTGATACAGATGCATTGCTATGGGATGTTAAGCTTACAGAATGGAAAAACTAA